Proteins encoded by one window of Chanos chanos chromosome 7, fChaCha1.1, whole genome shotgun sequence:
- the gpr183b gene encoding G-protein coupled receptor 183-B translates to MAGSNFSVSDAANCTDLYYHRSTARVLMPLAYAIVSPLGLLGNALALHVILSNRAKINSTTLYSANLVVSDILFSLSLPLRAVYYGLGFHWPMGETLCKITALLFYVNTYSGVNFMTCLAVDRFVAIVLPLRLSKLRKVKNVRYVCLAVWLVVLAQTLPLLGMPMTHREPDGTVTCMEYPNFERHVEGLPYMLIGAVVLGYGIPVMTILGCYSLLVFRLRLAEKGNQLTERSGRSRKAMGVIAGVVLVFLVCFSPYHLDILQFMVRKLFYETSCDELRAFQVSLHVTVCLMNLNACLDPFVYFFACKGYKKKILQMMKLQMSTSFSSAGRTSHDSSCPRDARGGDGRHSTRVHLNSIKNSP, encoded by the coding sequence ATGGCCGGGTCAAACTTCAGCGTGTCAGACGCCGCTAACTGCACAGACCTGTATTACCATCGCTCCACGGCTCGCGTGCTCATGCCCCTGGCCTACGCCATCGTGAGTCCGCTGGGTTTGTTGGGAAACGCCTTGGCGCTGCACGTCATCCTCTCCAACAGGGCCAAAATCAACTCCACCACGCTCTACTCCGCCAACCTGGTGGTGTCCGACATCCTCTTCTCGCTCTCCCTGCCCCTCCGGGCCGTCTACTACGGCCTGGGCTTCCATTGGCCGATGGGCGAGACCCTGTGCAAGATCACGGCCTTGCTCTTCTACGTCAACACCTACTCCGGCGTCAACTTCATGACCTGCCTGGCGGTGGATCGCTTTGTGGCCATCGTGCTCCCTTTGCGGCTCTCCAAGCTCAGGAAGGTGAAGAACGTGAGGTACGTCTGCCTGGCGGTGTGGCTGGTGGTTCTGGCGCAGACGCTGCCTCTTCTGGGCATGCCCATGACGCACAGGGAGCCCGACGGCACCGTCACTTGCATGGAGTATCCCAACTTCGAGAGACACGTGGAGGGTTTGCCCTACATGCTTATCGGGGCCGTCGTCCTCGGGTACGGGATACCCGTCATGACCATCCTGGGGTGCTACTCGTTGCTGGTCTTCAGGCTACGGCTCGCCGAGAAGGGCAACCAGCTCACGGAGCGCTCCGGGAGGAGCCGGAAAGCCATGGGGGTGATCGCGGGCGTCGTGTTGGTGTTCCTGGTGTGTTTCAGCCCTTACCACCTGGACATTCTGCAGTTCATGGTCCGGAAGCTCTTCTACGAGACCAGCTGCGATGAGCTCCGGGCCTTTCAGGTGTCCCTGCACGTCACCGTGTGCCTCATGAACCTCAACGCCTGCCTGGATCCCTTCGTCTACTTTTTCGCTTGCAAGGGctacaagaaaaaaatactgcagATGATGAAGCTGCAGATGAGCACCTCCTTCTCCAGTGCCGGAAGGACTTCCCACGACAGCTCCTGTCCCCGGGACGCCCGCGGTGGCGACGGTCGGCATTCCACCCGCGTGCACTTGAACAGCATCAAGAACAGCCCCTGA